In bacterium, the genomic stretch GTGCAGCCGCTCCGAGGCGGCGGCGAACGCCGCCTCGTCGGGGGCCGCAGCGGGCGCGCCGGACGGTTGCGGCAGCACCAGCGCGCGCGGCGCGTAGGCGTCGAACTCCTTGCGCAACGCCTCGTATTCGGACGCGGCGGCGACGTCGCCCGCCAGCACGAGCAGCGCCAGGACGGCGAACGGTGCGGTCTTCATTTCGCGCCCCCCTGCGGCCCGGCCGCGGCGTCGTCGCGGCGCGTCAGCGAACGCCCGGCCAGGGACTCCAGTTCCGCCAGGAGCGCGCCGCGGTCCGCCTGGGCCCGTGCGCGCGCCAGCCGGAACGAGTACCACGCGCTGCGCGCCTCGGCGGCCGCGCCCAGGTCACCCTGCCCCTGATCCAACCGGGCCTGGGATGCCTCGATGGCCCGTTCGGCCTGTGGGATGAGATCGTCGCGGTAGAGCGCGTCGAGCCGCTCGGCGTTCTTCAGCCGGAAGGCGACGTCGTGCGCCTTCGCGCGGGTCTCGTTGAGCCGGGAGCGGTACATCGCGCGCATCCGCTCGATGTCGGCCTGCGCGGCGCCGAGACGCCCGGCGTTCTTGCCGGGGTGCAGCGGCAGCATGAGGCCGGCCCGCAGGCCGAACTGCTTCTCGTCGTCCTCCTGGCCATAGGACACGCCGAGCGAAACTTCCGGCAGATTCTCATAGCGCACGAGTTTGGCCATCGCCTCGGCCTTCTCTGCCTCCGCGCCCGCGACGAGCACGTCGTCGTTGTTTGTCTCCACAAGGGCGTCGATCTCGGACACGCTGAACGCGAGCGCTGCGGCGCTCTCGCCGGCGATCGCGCCGATCGGAGCGTCGGGGGCCCGGTCGAGCAGTGCGTTGAGCCGCGCCCGCTCCGTGCGCTCGGCCTCCTCGAGCAGCAGCACGTCGTAAGCGACCTGTCCGGACTGGGCGCGGGCCTTCATGAGCTCGAACAGGCTCGCCCGCTGCCCCGCATAGGCGCCGGCGCCGCCGGCCACCAGCTTCGCCACCAGTTCCTGCTGGTCACCCGCGATCTGCCGGGCCGCTGCCAGGTAGCCCAGTTCGGCGGCCGATCGGCGCACCCCGTACGTCATGTCGCGCACGGCCGCGTCCGCCTTGAGCTTTGCCACGCGCACCTCCGCGCGGGTCACCGCGCCGGCCGTGCCCTGGCGGCCCCAGAGGGGAATCGCCTGGCTCAGCGCG encodes the following:
- a CDS encoding TolC family protein: MAPPDGESAALEAKIVQGAGVADLVNLGYRSSPMIRAARAEWRAAVEKYRVDTAWADPELMVEGMYPAEDPGNLAKPMDWSVALSQAIPLWGRQGTAGAVTRAEVRVAKLKADAAVRDMTYGVRRSAAELGYLAAARQIAGDQQELVAKLVAGGAGAYAGQRASLFELMKARAQSGQVAYDVLLLEEAERTERARLNALLDRAPDAPIGAIAGESAAALAFSVSEIDALVETNNDDVLVAGAEAEKAEAMAKLVRYENLPEVSLGVSYGQEDDEKQFGLRAGLMLPLHPGKNAGRLGAAQADIERMRAMYRSRLNETRAKAHDVAFRLKNAERLDALYRDDLIPQAERAIEASQARLDQGQGDLGAAAEARSAWYSFRLARARAQADRGALLAELESLAGRSLTRRDDAAAGPQGGAK